From a single Arachis hypogaea cultivar Tifrunner chromosome 3, arahy.Tifrunner.gnm2.J5K5, whole genome shotgun sequence genomic region:
- the LOC112734621 gene encoding potassium transporter 10 isoform X2 — protein sequence MMATARFVSLVLSAAGGIKVNKPHMSNGVVVLVAVVILVGFFSMQHYGTDRVSWLFAPIVLLWFLLIGGIGIFNIWKHGSSVLKAFSPVYIYRYFKRGGQEGWTSLGGIMLSITGTEALFADLAHFPVSAVQLAFTLIVFPCLLLAYSGQAAYLMNNLDHSQDVFYRSIPDRIYWPVFVVATAAAIVASQATITATFSIIKQALAHGCFPRVKVVYTSKTFLGQIYIPDINWILMILCISVTAGFENQNQIGNAYGTAVVIVMLVTTFLMIMIMILVWRCHWILVLIFTGLSLIVECTYFSSVLFKIDQGGWVPLVIAGAFLVIMYVWHYGTVKRYEFEMHSKVSMAWILGLGPSLGLVRVPGIGLVYTELASGVPHIFSHFITNLPAIHSVVVFVCVKYLPVYTVPEEERFLVKRIGPKNFRMFRCVARYGYKDLHKKDESFEKKLFDNLFMFVRLESMMEGCSDSDEYSLCGQKTVQSMDGMLSNNGNTRTASSNMDISVSSLDSIEPAKSPPHVKSSGQTSSQTEVDELEFLNNNRDAGVVHILGNTVVRARRDSRFYKKIAVDYIYAFLRKICRENSVIFNVPHESLLNVGQIFYV from the exons ATGATGGCAACAGCAAGATTTGTCTCGCTAG TTTTGTCAGCAGCTGGTGGCATCAAGGTAAATAAGCCACATATGAGTAATG GTGTGGTTGTCCTGGTTGCTGTCGTAATATTGGTCGGGTTTTTCAGCATGCAACATTATGGTACAGATAGAGTTAGTTGGCTCTTTGCTCCAATTGTCCTCCTTTGGTTTCTCCTAATTGGAGGCATAGGTATATTTAACATCTGGAAACATGGAAGCAGTGTTCTAAAAGCATTCTCGCCGGTGTATATATATCGCTATTTCAAAAGAGGAGGACAGGAAGGCTGGACTTCCCTCGGTGGTATCATGCTCAGTATAACAG GGACGGAGGCTCTTTTTGCCGACTTAGCTCATTTTCCAGTCTCAGCTGTACAGCTTGCATTTACATTAATTGTGTTTCCTTGCCTTCTTTTAGCCTATTCCGGTCAAGCTGCTTACCTTATGAATAACTTGGATCATTCGCAAGATGTTTTCTATCGTTCTATTCCAG ATAGAATATACTGGCCAGTGTTTGTCGTTGCAACCGCAGCGGCTATAGTTGCAAGCCAGGCCACAATAACAGCAACCTTTTCAATTATTAAGCAAGCTCTTGCTCATGGATGTTTCCCAAGAGTTAAAGTTGTATATACATCAAAGACATTCCTTGGCCAGATATATATTCCGGACATCAATTGGATCCTTATGATTCTTTGCATTTCTGTTACTGCTGGGTTTGAAAATCAAAACCAGATTGGTAATGCATATG GTACTGCAGTGGTGATAGTCATGCTGGTTACAACATTCcttatgattatgatcatgatATTAGTGTGGCGCTGCCATTGGATTCTTGTTCTCATCTTCACCGGCTTATCATTAATTGTCGAATGCACATatttttcctctgtactcttcaAAATTGATCAAGGTGGATGGGTTCCCTTGGTAATTGCCGGAGCATTTCTTGTTATCATGTATGTTTGGCACTATGGCACGGTGAAGCGCTATGAGTTTGAAATGCATAGTAAGGTCTCAATGGCATGGATTCTAGGCCTTGGCCCTAGTTTGGGGCTGGTTCGAGTCCCGGGAATTGGACTAGTCTACACAGAGCTTGCAAGTGGAGTACCCCACATCTTTTCTCATTTCATCACCAACCTCCCAGCAATCCATTCAGTTGTAGTTTTCGTATGCGTCAAGTATCTTCCTGTCTACACAGTCCCAGAAGAAGAGAGATTCCTTGTCAAGAGGATTGGACCTAAGAATTTCCGCATGTTTCGATGTGTGGCAAGATATGGATACAAAGACCTGCATAAGAAAGATGAGAGTTTTGAGAAAAAGCTCTTTGATAACCTTTTCATGTTTGTTCGGCTCGAATCTATGATGGAAGGGTGTTCGGATTCGGACGAATACAGCTTATGTGGACAGAAAACAGTGCAGTCCATGGATGGCATGTTGAGTAACAATGGAAACACAAGAACTGCATCATCCAATATGGATATATCAGTTTCCTCACTAGATTCAATAGAACCGGCTAAATCTCCACCGCATGTGAAATCCTCCGGTCAAACAAGCAGCCAGACCGAGGTGGACGAACTCGAGTTCTTGAATAACAACAGGGATGCTGGGGTGGTTCACATACTAGGGAACACTGTGGTGAGGGCAAGGAGAGATTCAAGGTTCTACAAGAAAATAGCAGTTGATTATATATATGCATTCCTTAGGAAGATATGCAGGGAAAATAGTGTGATCTTCAATGTTCCCCATGAAAGTCTCTTAAATGTGGGTCAGATTTTCTATGTATAG
- the LOC112734621 gene encoding potassium transporter 10 isoform X3, with product MSNGVVVLVAVVILVGFFSMQHYGTDRVSWLFAPIVLLWFLLIGGIGIFNIWKHGSSVLKAFSPVYIYRYFKRGGQEGWTSLGGIMLSITGTEALFADLAHFPVSAVQLAFTLIVFPCLLLAYSGQAAYLMNNLDHSQDVFYRSIPDRIYWPVFVVATAAAIVASQATITATFSIIKQALAHGCFPRVKVVYTSKTFLGQIYIPDINWILMILCISVTAGFENQNQIGNAYGTAVVIVMLVTTFLMIMIMILVWRCHWILVLIFTGLSLIVECTYFSSVLFKIDQGGWVPLVIAGAFLVIMYVWHYGTVKRYEFEMHSKVSMAWILGLGPSLGLVRVPGIGLVYTELASGVPHIFSHFITNLPAIHSVVVFVCVKYLPVYTVPEEERFLVKRIGPKNFRMFRCVARYGYKDLHKKDESFEKKLFDNLFMFVRLESMMEGCSDSDEYSLCGQKTVQSMDGMLSNNGNTRTASSNMDISVSSLDSIEPAKSPPHVKSSGQTSSQTEVDELEFLNNNRDAGVVHILGNTVVRARRDSRFYKKIAVDYIYAFLRKICRENSVIFNVPHESLLNVGQIFYV from the exons ATGAGTAATG GTGTGGTTGTCCTGGTTGCTGTCGTAATATTGGTCGGGTTTTTCAGCATGCAACATTATGGTACAGATAGAGTTAGTTGGCTCTTTGCTCCAATTGTCCTCCTTTGGTTTCTCCTAATTGGAGGCATAGGTATATTTAACATCTGGAAACATGGAAGCAGTGTTCTAAAAGCATTCTCGCCGGTGTATATATATCGCTATTTCAAAAGAGGAGGACAGGAAGGCTGGACTTCCCTCGGTGGTATCATGCTCAGTATAACAG GGACGGAGGCTCTTTTTGCCGACTTAGCTCATTTTCCAGTCTCAGCTGTACAGCTTGCATTTACATTAATTGTGTTTCCTTGCCTTCTTTTAGCCTATTCCGGTCAAGCTGCTTACCTTATGAATAACTTGGATCATTCGCAAGATGTTTTCTATCGTTCTATTCCAG ATAGAATATACTGGCCAGTGTTTGTCGTTGCAACCGCAGCGGCTATAGTTGCAAGCCAGGCCACAATAACAGCAACCTTTTCAATTATTAAGCAAGCTCTTGCTCATGGATGTTTCCCAAGAGTTAAAGTTGTATATACATCAAAGACATTCCTTGGCCAGATATATATTCCGGACATCAATTGGATCCTTATGATTCTTTGCATTTCTGTTACTGCTGGGTTTGAAAATCAAAACCAGATTGGTAATGCATATG GTACTGCAGTGGTGATAGTCATGCTGGTTACAACATTCcttatgattatgatcatgatATTAGTGTGGCGCTGCCATTGGATTCTTGTTCTCATCTTCACCGGCTTATCATTAATTGTCGAATGCACATatttttcctctgtactcttcaAAATTGATCAAGGTGGATGGGTTCCCTTGGTAATTGCCGGAGCATTTCTTGTTATCATGTATGTTTGGCACTATGGCACGGTGAAGCGCTATGAGTTTGAAATGCATAGTAAGGTCTCAATGGCATGGATTCTAGGCCTTGGCCCTAGTTTGGGGCTGGTTCGAGTCCCGGGAATTGGACTAGTCTACACAGAGCTTGCAAGTGGAGTACCCCACATCTTTTCTCATTTCATCACCAACCTCCCAGCAATCCATTCAGTTGTAGTTTTCGTATGCGTCAAGTATCTTCCTGTCTACACAGTCCCAGAAGAAGAGAGATTCCTTGTCAAGAGGATTGGACCTAAGAATTTCCGCATGTTTCGATGTGTGGCAAGATATGGATACAAAGACCTGCATAAGAAAGATGAGAGTTTTGAGAAAAAGCTCTTTGATAACCTTTTCATGTTTGTTCGGCTCGAATCTATGATGGAAGGGTGTTCGGATTCGGACGAATACAGCTTATGTGGACAGAAAACAGTGCAGTCCATGGATGGCATGTTGAGTAACAATGGAAACACAAGAACTGCATCATCCAATATGGATATATCAGTTTCCTCACTAGATTCAATAGAACCGGCTAAATCTCCACCGCATGTGAAATCCTCCGGTCAAACAAGCAGCCAGACCGAGGTGGACGAACTCGAGTTCTTGAATAACAACAGGGATGCTGGGGTGGTTCACATACTAGGGAACACTGTGGTGAGGGCAAGGAGAGATTCAAGGTTCTACAAGAAAATAGCAGTTGATTATATATATGCATTCCTTAGGAAGATATGCAGGGAAAATAGTGTGATCTTCAATGTTCCCCATGAAAGTCTCTTAAATGTGGGTCAGATTTTCTATGTATAG